CCTACTTCTATCGCTATCTCTAATGTAACTGTGTCCCTGATAACCTTGAGTGTCGTTGGCTCTCCAGGACTTAAGTGGTCTCCCAGATATGATGTCAGAGCCGCCACATTTTTGATTTCTGCGCCATCAATGGCGATGATGATATCATCATCCTGAACGTCAGCTACCTCAGCCGGACTATCGGGCACTATCTGGCTGACCAGCACCCCGTTGATGGATTCCAGGCCCATATCTTGCACCTGTTGCGGCGTTAAATCAGAAATACTGACGCCCAGCCACGGGTAATCAAAGTAGCCCCGGGTAATAATGGAATCGGCGACACGTCTTACCTTGTTCGAGGAAACAGCATAGTAAATACCGTCACCTTCTTCAGGCCCAACACGAGCAATGACCAGCCCAATAACATCTCCGACGGAGTCGAACAACGGCCCACCGGAATTACCGAAATTAACCGCAGCGTCAAACTGTATCAGATTTGACACCCAGCGACTTTGATTGTCGTATTCTATTTCGGTATACCGGTTCACCTGACTGACAATACCTGTGCTCAATGAGTCAGCCAGGTCAAAGGGACTCCCAATGGCAGCAACAGGGTCGCCAATTTTTATCTGGCTGGAATCGGACATCGCGGGCGGTGCAACACCGGGCGCACCATCAAGCTTTAAAACCGCCACATCGCTGAAAACGTTGGAGCCAACAAGGCTGGCGGCAAATACTCTCCCGTCTGAAATAATGACATATATTTCCTCCAGATCACCTATCACGTGATGCGCGGTCAGTACATGTCCTTCAGAGTCGTAGATAAAGCCGGAACCCACCGTTCTCTCTCCATTGCTGATTCTGATGACGGCCTGACTCACTTTCCGATACACGTCAGGAGCGTCTATAACGAACCCGGCCATCTCAGTCGCTTTGGTCAGTTCTCGTCCTATAGTATCAATCCTGTCCAGGTTTTCGCTCACTTCTTCTCCAAGAGCATCAATCAAAGCCAGATTATCTTCAACCTTACCTTCCAG
This DNA window, taken from Chloroflexota bacterium, encodes the following:
- a CDS encoding trypsin-like peptidase domain-containing protein, producing MANKITIGLLIFLLILAGGFGYYAYTSYQQMNLMREELSTFQTAQAAQTEAISGEIASLSNELQTELDSLGADIDKSIAHATDLEGKVEDNLALIDALGEEVSENLDRIDTIGRELTKATEMAGFVIDAPDVYRKVSQAVIRISNGERTVGSGFIYDSEGHVLTAHHVIGDLEEIYVIISDGRVFAASLVGSNVFSDVAVLKLDGAPGVAPPAMSDSSQIKIGDPVAAIGSPFDLADSLSTGIVSQVNRYTEIEYDNQSRWVSNLIQFDAAVNFGNSGGPLFDSVGDVIGLVIARVGPEEGDGIYYAVSSNKVRRVADSIITRGYFDYPWLGVSISDLTPQQVQDMGLESINGVLVSQIVPDSPAEVADVQDDDIIIAIDGAEIKNVAALTSYLGDHLSPGEPTTLKVIRDTVTLEIAIEVGLRS